CTTGTCGGTGTAGAAGGCCAGCGCGCGGTCCTGGTCGCGCGTGGGAATGCTGACGAACTTCACGGCCTTGATCATCGTTTGCTCCGCGTGCGAAGGGGATGGGACTTCGTGGCGGGGACAATGAAAACCACACGGAGCTTGCGCATCAAGGCGTGTAGCGAGCACTATGGCAGCGGTTGCCACACCCACCCTCCTCCGCCGCGCCGATGCCCCTCGTCCTGGACGACTACGTGGTCGAGTCGCTGATGCCGGACCTGGTCGGCCACGACCATCACCCGTCCGCATTCCTGCTGTATCTGGCCCTCTGGCGGCTGACGGACGGCGGCGAGCGCGAGACGGTGGCCTCGCTGCGGCAGCTGGCGGAGGAGACGGGGCTGTCGCGCCGCGCGGTGCAGGACGCGGTCGCGCGGCTGGCCACGCGGCAGCTGGTGGAGGTGGAGCGCGGCAGCATCACCGACGTCCCCACCTACCGCCTCAGGCGCCCGTGGGTGCGGTGAAGCGTCCGGCGCCTTCCAGCCGCAGCAGCAGCGCCTTGGCGTCGAGGCCGCCGCCGTAGCCGGTGAGGGTGCCGTCCGCGCCGATCACGCGGTGGCAGGGGATCAGGATGGGGATGGGATTCGTCGCGTTCGCGCGGCCGGCGGCGCGGATCGCGGACGGATTCCCGGCGCGCGCCGCCAACTCGCGGTAGTCGATCGTCTCACCGGCGGGGATGCGCAGCAACGCCGCCCAGACGCGCTGCTGCC
This DNA window, taken from Longimicrobium sp., encodes the following:
- a CDS encoding helix-turn-helix domain-containing protein yields the protein MPLVLDDYVVESLMPDLVGHDHHPSAFLLYLALWRLTDGGERETVASLRQLAEETGLSRRAVQDAVARLATRQLVEVERGSITDVPTYRLRRPWVR
- a CDS encoding methylated-DNA--[protein]-cysteine S-methyltransferase, whose amino-acid sequence is MNYASTFPSPVGPLTAIVDDDGALTELRFARHRAHADVVWDDDRCAHVRRELDEYFAGARREFTVAMRPRGTEWQQRVWAALLRIPAGETIDYRELAARAGNPSAIRAAGRANATNPIPILIPCHRVIGADGTLTGYGGGLDAKALLLRLEGAGRFTAPTGA